One Lentisphaera araneosa HTCC2155 DNA window includes the following coding sequences:
- a CDS encoding inactive transglutaminase family protein: MSAKAQVYLWSILLITLGIGAIAYKSVQLDIPLSQGEKRDVWVVEALIEFEAQDKPVKIKAALPTYYAQYELLEQQGSSNGYGFSTEESPNKKAVWSSRTPTPGKQSIYYTFSIFDTKELQDTSDRNRYKFDQPYFDPSFKTAALSLVDSAWKKSADNTTFTKEVIRRLNFADPDQNTNLVRSLIKGSYTEAHLVRDLLLLKDVPATVLRGLKLEDGVRKTTPSNYLAYFDKSWSVINHVSAEVGIPEDTIFWALTSVLEVEGCTNSRITFSTIKSEQSAKSLAIKNSLEDSNPIMSFSIFSLPLEFQAVFKLLLLIPVGTLIVVIIRNLIGLSTSGTFMPVLLAIAFIETTLVKGLVVLLLMMILGLLIRTYLSRMNLLLVPRISAVVICVVILMAFISVSSYKMGITGGVSVTFFPMIIISWTIERTSIMWEEHGGREVIEKMGGSLIVSIIVYFVMTNSFVKYFTFTFPEVMLIMLAFVLLIGVYTGYRLTELFRFEPLLKDEDLKQ, translated from the coding sequence ATGAGTGCTAAAGCGCAAGTTTATCTCTGGTCAATTCTATTAATCACTCTTGGCATTGGCGCTATCGCCTACAAAAGCGTGCAACTCGACATCCCGCTTAGCCAAGGTGAAAAACGCGATGTGTGGGTTGTGGAAGCTTTAATTGAGTTTGAAGCGCAAGACAAGCCCGTCAAAATCAAAGCTGCTTTACCAACCTACTATGCTCAATACGAGTTATTGGAACAACAAGGTTCCTCAAATGGCTATGGATTTTCAACAGAAGAGAGTCCTAATAAAAAGGCTGTTTGGTCTAGCCGTACTCCAACTCCAGGCAAACAAAGCATCTACTACACCTTTAGTATTTTTGATACTAAAGAACTGCAAGACACTTCAGACCGAAACAGGTATAAGTTCGACCAACCCTATTTTGACCCCTCATTTAAGACTGCCGCCCTCTCTTTAGTCGATTCGGCATGGAAAAAATCAGCCGACAACACCACTTTTACTAAAGAAGTTATTCGTCGCTTAAATTTTGCTGACCCAGACCAAAACACCAACTTAGTCAGAAGCTTAATCAAAGGATCTTACACCGAGGCTCACCTAGTACGCGACCTGCTGCTTCTCAAAGATGTACCTGCCACAGTGCTGCGAGGATTAAAACTTGAAGATGGTGTACGTAAAACTACTCCAAGTAACTATTTAGCTTATTTTGACAAGAGTTGGAGCGTCATCAATCACGTTTCCGCTGAAGTGGGTATTCCTGAAGACACGATTTTCTGGGCTCTCACTTCAGTCCTTGAGGTGGAAGGCTGCACAAACTCACGCATCACTTTTTCGACGATAAAAAGTGAACAATCGGCCAAGTCTTTAGCCATCAAAAATAGCCTTGAAGATTCCAACCCGATCATGAGCTTCTCAATTTTCAGTTTACCCCTTGAGTTTCAGGCCGTTTTCAAACTCCTTTTACTCATTCCAGTGGGCACCTTGATTGTTGTGATCATCCGTAACCTTATTGGCCTCTCAACCTCCGGTACTTTCATGCCCGTCTTGCTCGCCATTGCCTTCATCGAAACGACTCTTGTCAAAGGCTTAGTGGTTCTTTTACTGATGATGATTTTAGGCCTTTTGATTCGGACTTACCTCTCGCGAATGAACCTTCTACTCGTCCCTAGGATTTCTGCTGTCGTTATTTGCGTGGTCATCCTCATGGCCTTCATCTCGGTGAGTTCCTACAAAATGGGAATAACTGGTGGCGTTAGTGTGACTTTCTTCCCAATGATTATTATTTCTTGGACGATTGAGAGAACCTCTATTATGTGGGAAGAACATGGCGGTCGAGAAGTAATCGAAAAAATGGGTGGCAGCTTGATCGTATCCATTATTGTTTATTTCGTCATGACCAATAGCTTTGTTAAATACTTCACCTTCACTTTCCCCGAAGTCATGTTGATCATGCTCGCCTTCGTGCTTCTCATCGGTGTATATACTGGTTATAGATTGACTGAGCTCTTCCGTTTTGAACCCCTCTTGAAAGATGAGGACTTAAAACAATGA
- a CDS encoding alpha-L-glutamate ligase-like protein — protein MKWASPFKLSEKGILGMNARNFSYVLSKNKRELYPLVDDKMETKRIALLEDLSVPDLICCLKYNHQMKELHKILKTQKEFVVKPAKGCAGKGILVIVDRNEKGFVKASGSIVSYIEFDRHVASILTGMYSLGGVPDSAMFEKLVHFTDTFNGYTYQGVPDIRVIIYRGYPVMAMTRLSTKVSDGKANLHQGAVGVGLDIVTGKAIQAVQFNKLVTKHPDTGQSFEGLAIPDWDTVLKLSAKSFDITELGYLGADIVLDRDRGPLILELNARPGLSIQIANGHGLGRRLRYIDSVNKKRRNIDEKLALVKEKFADFR, from the coding sequence ATGAAATGGGCCTCACCATTTAAACTAAGTGAGAAAGGCATTCTAGGAATGAATGCCCGAAACTTTAGTTATGTCCTCTCTAAAAACAAACGTGAGCTCTATCCATTAGTCGATGATAAAATGGAGACCAAGCGCATCGCTTTGCTCGAGGATTTGAGTGTTCCCGACCTTATTTGCTGCTTGAAGTACAATCACCAAATGAAAGAACTCCATAAAATCCTTAAAACTCAAAAAGAGTTTGTCGTGAAGCCCGCCAAGGGCTGTGCTGGCAAAGGGATTTTAGTCATTGTTGATCGCAATGAAAAAGGTTTTGTCAAAGCTTCTGGCTCAATTGTAAGTTACATTGAATTCGATCGCCATGTGGCGAGCATTCTTACGGGTATGTACTCACTCGGCGGTGTTCCTGATTCCGCCATGTTTGAAAAACTTGTTCATTTTACCGACACATTTAATGGTTACACCTACCAAGGGGTTCCAGATATTCGCGTGATAATCTATCGAGGCTACCCCGTCATGGCTATGACTCGTCTCTCGACAAAAGTATCTGATGGCAAAGCCAACCTTCACCAGGGAGCTGTAGGAGTTGGGCTCGATATTGTCACAGGGAAAGCTATTCAGGCTGTTCAATTTAATAAGCTTGTGACTAAACACCCTGACACAGGCCAATCTTTTGAGGGATTAGCGATTCCTGACTGGGATACTGTCCTCAAACTTTCTGCAAAGAGTTTTGACATTACTGAACTAGGCTACTTAGGTGCTGACATTGTCTTAGACAGAGATCGTGGACCCCTCATTCTAGAACTTAATGCTCGTCCAGGGCTTTCTATCCAGATTGCCAACGGCCATGGCTTAGGTCGTCGCTTGCGCTACATTGATTCCGTCAACAAAAAGCGCCGGAATATCGACGAAAAACTCGCCCTAGTCAAAGAAAAATTTGCGGACTTTAGATAG
- the folK gene encoding 2-amino-4-hydroxy-6-hydroxymethyldihydropteridine diphosphokinase — protein MKTAYVAIGSNIDPFDSVSAALVDLENEFKITAVSKFYLNGAVGTSEGQHEFLNGVVRFETDLDPYDLKYRVLRSIEQRFGRQDGEHKHDERKLDLDLILYGSLVVTTEHIQLPHPEILTRDFVYVPLLEIVPGLVHPQEGLLLADLVDGEARKMQAYKMGKSHYKN, from the coding sequence ATGAAAACTGCTTATGTTGCCATCGGTTCAAATATTGACCCTTTTGATAGCGTGAGTGCAGCTCTCGTCGACTTAGAAAATGAATTTAAAATTACTGCGGTATCAAAATTTTATTTAAATGGTGCAGTGGGGACGAGTGAAGGACAGCACGAGTTTCTTAATGGTGTTGTTCGCTTTGAAACAGACTTAGATCCCTATGACCTCAAGTATCGTGTTTTACGTAGTATAGAGCAAAGATTTGGTCGCCAAGATGGCGAACATAAGCATGATGAGCGCAAGCTCGATTTAGACCTGATTCTCTATGGATCATTAGTCGTCACTACCGAGCATATTCAACTGCCGCACCCCGAAATTCTTACTAGAGATTTTGTTTATGTGCCCTTGCTAGAGATTGTGCCTGGCTTAGTTCATCCACAAGAGGGGCTTTTGTTAGCTGATTTAGTTGATGGCGAGGCTCGCAAAATGCAAGCCTATAAAATGGGCAAAAGCCATTACAAAAACTAA
- the folB gene encoding dihydroneopterin aldolase: MTNKFDIIHIQNIRVNAILGLYPEERVTPQDFIVSAKLYLDLKKAGESDDLQHTVDYDSLHRDLAKIAKTSECLLIEKLAELCAQECLSRGLVQACELTIDKPQALDLADNVAITIYRER; encoded by the coding sequence ATGACAAATAAATTCGATATCATTCATATTCAGAATATTCGCGTCAATGCGATCTTGGGGCTTTACCCCGAAGAGCGCGTAACTCCCCAAGATTTTATTGTTTCCGCTAAGCTTTATCTCGATTTAAAAAAAGCAGGTGAAAGTGATGATTTACAGCATACGGTTGATTACGATTCACTTCATCGTGATTTAGCGAAGATCGCAAAGACCTCTGAATGCTTATTAATTGAGAAATTGGCCGAGCTCTGTGCTCAAGAATGTTTATCAAGAGGCTTGGTGCAGGCTTGTGAGCTTACTATCGATAAACCCCAAGCGCTTGACTTGGCGGATAACGTAGCCATCACAATTTATAGAGAGAGATAA